The segment TCGCGAGCGCCGCCGCCGGATAGACGACCGCGCTCGTGCCGACGACGAGAATGACGTCGGCCCGTGCGGCAGCCGTCTCGGCTTCGCGCCAGACCGCGCCGGGCAGCGGCTCGCCGAACCAGACGATCTGCGGGCGCCAGCGCCCGCCGCACTCGTGCTCGATCTCCGAGAGCGGGAGCCCGGTCTCGCCGAGCGGGCGGCGCTCCGAGCAGCGCGTGCAGCGCGCCTCGCGGAGGTTGCCGTGCAGTTCGAGCACGTTGCGCGAGCCGGCGCGCAGATGGAGCGAGTCGACGTTCTGCGTGGCGAGCGTGAAGTCGCCGATCGCGTCTTCGAGCCGCGCGAGCGCGAAGTGTCCGGCGTTCGGCTCGGCGCGCGCGTGAGCCGATTTGCGCTCGTTATACCACGTCCAGACCAGCTGCGGATCGCGCGCGAAGCCTTCGGGCGAGGCGAGCTCTTCGACGCGATGCGTTCGCCAGAGGCCGCCGACGCCGCGAAACGTCGGCAGGCCGCTCTCCGCCGAGATGCCAGAGCCCGTCAAAACGAAGACGGCGTTCGCGCGCCGCAGGGCCGCGACTAGGGCGAGGATTTGACTTTCGCGAGGAATGTGTAGAAAGTGCCTTTTACGGTCGCGGTTCCGGAGATCTCGCCGTCGCCGGCGAGCGTACCGCGCACGGTGAAACCGCCCGGCGCCTGCAGGATGAGCGTGATCTGCCCTTCGCTGACGTTGCCGCTCACGGCGATCGTGCGGCCGTAGAGCGGATCGGGGCGCGTCGATTCCGCGACGTACGTGCCGCTGACGATCCCGTGGTCGAACTTCAGTTTCATCGTGCCGGAGTAAGGCACGCGCGCCGCGCCGAACGTCGGTTGATACGCCGCGACGTACGTTGCCGACCAGACGTGGCCGTGCAGCACGACGGCCCGCGCCGCTATCGGAGCGAGCGACGCGAGCGCAGCGACGAACGCGAGTCGCTTCGTCACGCCTGCATTAATTTCTGCCACTCGTCGCGATCGATCCGCAGCGCCTCTTCGTCGAGGTGGGCGAGCGGCTCCCGCGTGAGGTGCTCCCGTTCGCAGAGATCCTGCTCCTTCGTATCCACGTAGAGCAGGCCGGTGACGAACTCGCCGCGCGTCGCGGCGTCGTGGATCGTCTTCAGCGCGCCCATCGCGTCGGTCGGATCGTAATCCACGTCGAGCTTGCGCAGGAGCACGTGCGATCCGTCTTCGAGCTCGACGTCGCGCACGGTTCCCGGCTCGTAATCCACCGTGATCTCGCGACCGCCGGCGATGTAATCCGCGGTGTGGAGCACGACGTCGTGATCCTTGACGTAGGCGTAGCTCTTCGTCGAGCCTTCGTGGTCGTTGAAGGTAACGCACGGGCTGATGATGTCGAGGATCGCCGTTCCGCGATGCGAGAACGCAGCCTGGAGCAGCGGCACGAGCTGCTTGCCGTCGCCGGAGAAGGAGCGCGCGACGAAGGTCGCGCCCAACTCGATCGCGAGCCCGCAGACGTCGATCGTCGCGTACTCGTTGACCTTGCCGCCCTTCTGCGTCGAGCCGACGTCGGCCGTCGCCGAGAACTGGCCCTTCGTGAGACCGTAGCAGCCGTTGTTCTCGACGATGTACGTGCAGTCGAGGTTGCGGCGGATCATATGGCAGTACTGGCCGAGCCCGATGCTCGCGGTGTCGCCGTCGCCGCTGATGCCGAGCACGAGCAACTCGCGGTTCGCGAGTTTCGC is part of the Candidatus Binatia bacterium genome and harbors:
- a CDS encoding Sir2 family NAD-dependent protein deacetylase; amino-acid sequence: MTGSGISAESGLPTFRGVGGLWRTHRVEELASPEGFARDPQLVWTWYNERKSAHARAEPNAGHFALARLEDAIGDFTLATQNVDSLHLRAGSRNVLELHGNLREARCTRCSERRPLGETGLPLSEIEHECGGRWRPQIVWFGEPLPGAVWREAETAAARADVILVVGTSAVVYPAAALA
- a CDS encoding 2-oxoacid:ferredoxin oxidoreductase subunit beta, which codes for MTANLNIIGLTREIYKGLPTTLCAGCGHNSITNHLIKALFEYGVEPHKLAKMSGIGCSSKTPAYFVEQAHGFNGLHGRMPSAATGAKLANRELLVLGISGDGDTASIGLGQYCHMIRRNLDCTYIVENNGCYGLTKGQFSATADVGSTQKGGKVNEYATIDVCGLAIELGATFVARSFSGDGKQLVPLLQAAFSHRGTAILDIISPCVTFNDHEGSTKSYAYVKDHDVVLHTADYIAGGREITVDYEPGTVRDVELEDGSHVLLRKLDVDYDPTDAMGALKTIHDAATRGEFVTGLLYVDTKEQDLCEREHLTREPLAHLDEEALRIDRDEWQKLMQA